Proteins co-encoded in one Sporosarcina sp. FSL K6-1522 genomic window:
- a CDS encoding DinB family protein: MITIETLKQLNFTRMYTLGRLKQSSEAAWDTKPTGYNNNIRWNAGHIFVSMEVFVQKALGDYAPVHPEWIPLFVTGSNPDAWGENVPSNEELLTALQEQSARVVAALEGKLGTVLAEPMVIGPHSMETAEALVQFVVWHEGVHAGMIDGLNRVTGA, encoded by the coding sequence ATGATTACAATCGAAACATTGAAGCAATTGAATTTCACACGGATGTACACACTTGGTCGTCTGAAACAGTCATCAGAAGCGGCTTGGGATACGAAGCCGACTGGTTATAACAACAACATTCGTTGGAATGCAGGTCATATTTTTGTCTCGATGGAAGTGTTCGTTCAAAAAGCATTAGGGGATTATGCACCTGTACATCCAGAATGGATTCCACTTTTCGTGACGGGGTCAAACCCTGATGCGTGGGGCGAAAATGTTCCTTCGAATGAAGAACTGCTTACTGCATTGCAAGAACAATCTGCACGTGTGGTGGCAGCATTAGAAGGAAAACTAGGCACTGTATTGGCTGAGCCAATGGTAATCGGGCCGCACTCGATGGAAACTGCTGAAGCGCTCGTTCAATTTGTAGTCTGGCATGAAGGTGTTCACGCAGGTATGATTGATGGATTGAACCGGGTAACTGGGGCATAA
- a CDS encoding DUF3817 domain-containing protein: MLKNAFGQFRVMGMLEGASLLILLFIAMPLKYFFDMPGMVSVVGMIHGVLFTIYCVVVLYATFAVKWPIRFTLGAYASAFVPFGNFILDIRLKKWAGQSRGQLLGA, from the coding sequence ATGTTGAAAAATGCATTTGGACAGTTCCGAGTAATGGGGATGTTAGAGGGCGCTTCATTGCTCATTTTGTTATTTATCGCAATGCCACTAAAATATTTTTTTGATATGCCGGGCATGGTAAGTGTTGTAGGAATGATTCATGGTGTGCTGTTTACGATATACTGTGTGGTCGTTTTGTATGCGACATTTGCTGTGAAATGGCCTATCCGATTTACACTTGGTGCGTATGCATCGGCGTTCGTGCCGTTTGGTAATTTCATTTTGGACATACGTTTGAAGAAGTGGGCGGGGCAATCGCGCGGACAGCTACTAGGAGCGTAA
- a CDS encoding MFS domain-containing histidine kinase produces MRKTYRMQAVIWSTLVAVLVVALSSLVGMNFREIGKSYVQSAEFQDEMRRYHENLGIAVLNPPNLEAEKKRIVVTKSEIEEHRNYFGTLSEQVGNIEEQYRERIADAEAGKSEKLKATLIEERDNKIDDIQKNFEDDAHVEAKIRAGKEKQLEEDVQQRIRDAKDQLHFPVSYTLTDSQTGETFTAGDMNVTRGYSETFNTEVGYLKVSPNYSYAYEAYEAYEEDAYTWSNPFVDEVTTELAVSEHKADAALEPNQSQEVKRFEGEIVVPQTVFEEGWLAENAKRYEWRRIGLYILWALGALALGALLSIIRFKKEWVITSRIGARYEQLKLDLKAVLLLVSASMVWMLAGDNSGRYLGYLPYYSLESSIISGFMFMVLIILVWATVVQLVLFVERLKTEGALEQDIKDSYSVSFLFALQGMFLNRKIGVQMFILLIGFFLAGIGLFGVFAAPFLMLMYVPLALFIGLPFVYIFVRRTAYLNRIMVDTEAMANGKLHKEILIEGRSPLAEHAKNLNNLREGVRTSMSEQAKSERLKTELITNVSHDLRTPLTSIITYTDLLKNEDLSVEERTKYVDVLDKKSQRLKTLIEDLFEVSKMASGNLELHQQRVDLAQLLQQALAEHEEEISKSGLDFRVSSLDTPLIAYVDGQRWWRVLDNLIVNAIKYTLPGTRVYVTLRKVGNTAEFVVKNVTKYELGEDTDELFERFKRADTSRHTDGSGLGLAIAQSIVDMHNGDMKIEVDGDLFKVTVVVAAV; encoded by the coding sequence ATGAGAAAAACGTACCGAATGCAAGCTGTCATATGGAGTACATTAGTGGCTGTATTAGTAGTGGCATTGTCCTCTTTAGTTGGCATGAACTTCCGTGAGATTGGAAAAAGTTATGTACAGTCAGCTGAATTTCAGGACGAAATGCGCAGATATCATGAGAACTTAGGGATTGCGGTGTTGAATCCGCCTAATCTAGAAGCAGAGAAAAAGCGCATAGTGGTGACAAAGTCTGAAATCGAAGAGCATCGGAATTACTTTGGAACACTATCGGAGCAAGTTGGCAATATTGAAGAGCAATATCGAGAGCGAATTGCTGACGCAGAAGCAGGTAAAAGTGAAAAACTGAAAGCGACATTGATTGAAGAACGAGATAATAAAATTGACGATATACAAAAAAACTTTGAAGATGATGCGCATGTAGAAGCGAAAATTCGCGCGGGTAAAGAGAAGCAATTGGAAGAAGATGTGCAACAACGTATTCGGGATGCGAAGGATCAGCTGCATTTTCCTGTTTCATATACACTAACAGATAGTCAAACAGGCGAAACGTTTACTGCGGGAGATATGAATGTCACGAGGGGCTATAGCGAAACATTTAATACGGAAGTGGGCTATCTGAAAGTGTCGCCTAATTACAGTTATGCTTATGAGGCTTATGAAGCATATGAGGAAGATGCCTATACATGGAGCAATCCGTTCGTCGATGAGGTAACGACAGAACTAGCAGTATCAGAGCATAAAGCCGATGCAGCCTTAGAGCCGAATCAGTCGCAGGAAGTAAAGCGATTTGAAGGAGAAATCGTCGTACCACAAACTGTGTTTGAAGAAGGTTGGCTAGCTGAAAATGCTAAACGATACGAATGGAGACGTATTGGATTATATATTCTTTGGGCACTGGGTGCACTTGCTTTAGGGGCTTTGCTGAGCATCATTCGTTTCAAAAAGGAATGGGTTATAACCAGTCGTATTGGGGCACGTTATGAACAGCTTAAACTGGATTTGAAAGCGGTTTTGCTGTTGGTGTCGGCTAGTATGGTTTGGATGTTAGCTGGGGATAATAGTGGCCGTTATTTAGGATACTTACCTTACTATAGCTTAGAAAGTAGTATCATTTCTGGCTTTATGTTCATGGTGTTAATCATTCTCGTATGGGCGACAGTCGTTCAATTGGTGTTATTTGTTGAGCGTTTAAAAACAGAAGGCGCATTGGAGCAGGATATTAAGGATAGTTACAGTGTAAGTTTCTTATTCGCGTTGCAAGGAATGTTTTTGAATCGCAAGATTGGAGTACAGATGTTCATTCTACTCATAGGCTTTTTCCTTGCGGGTATTGGATTGTTCGGTGTTTTTGCGGCACCATTTCTAATGCTCATGTATGTTCCGTTAGCTTTGTTTATCGGCTTGCCATTCGTATACATCTTTGTCAGAAGAACTGCTTATTTGAATCGCATAATGGTGGATACAGAGGCGATGGCCAATGGCAAGTTGCATAAAGAAATTTTGATTGAAGGTCGTTCGCCACTTGCGGAGCATGCGAAGAATTTGAATAATCTGCGTGAAGGTGTTCGCACTTCCATGAGTGAGCAAGCGAAAAGTGAGCGTTTGAAAACAGAATTGATTACCAATGTCAGTCATGATTTACGTACGCCATTGACGTCCATTATTACGTACACCGATTTGTTGAAAAATGAAGATCTGTCGGTCGAAGAACGTACAAAATATGTGGATGTCTTGGATAAAAAATCACAGCGTTTGAAAACGTTAATTGAGGATTTATTTGAAGTATCGAAAATGGCGAGTGGCAATTTAGAGTTGCATCAGCAGCGTGTCGATTTGGCACAATTGCTACAGCAAGCACTTGCCGAACATGAAGAGGAAATCTCGAAATCGGGTCTTGATTTTAGAGTGAGTTCCTTGGATACCCCGCTAATTGCCTATGTGGATGGGCAAAGATGGTGGCGTGTGTTGGATAATTTAATCGTCAATGCTATTAAATATACATTGCCGGGGACTCGGGTTTATGTGACACTGCGAAAAGTGGGGAACACCGCTGAATTTGTTGTGAAAAATGTTACGAAATATGAACTCGGTGAAGATACCGATGAATTATTTGAACGCTTCAAACGGGCGGATACATCGCGTCATACGGATGGTTCCGGTCTCGGTCTGGCTATTGCGCAGTCGATTGTCGATATGCATAATGGTGATATGAAAATTGAAGTGGATGGAGATCTATTTAAAGTGACGGTTGTTGTTGCAGCCGTTTAA
- a CDS encoding response regulator transcription factor, whose protein sequence is MVKFKVLVADDDQDIRDGIEIYLKNEGYDVLKAADGREALDLLEENEVHLLILDIMMPNMDGITATFKIREARNIPIIMLSAKAEDSDKIHGLSVGADDYVTKPFHPMELMARVKSQLRRYVQLGTYDGQKKVEIDGLVLDEEAKEISLEGETVKLTPIEYKITELLMKNAGRVFSINEIYERVWNEAAYNAENIVAVHIRKIREKIEADPKNPRYVKVVWGIGYKIEK, encoded by the coding sequence ATGGTGAAGTTCAAAGTACTTGTGGCGGATGACGATCAGGATATCCGTGATGGGATAGAAATTTATTTGAAAAATGAAGGCTATGACGTGTTGAAAGCGGCGGATGGTCGAGAAGCATTAGATTTGTTGGAAGAAAATGAAGTGCATTTACTTATTCTAGATATTATGATGCCGAACATGGATGGGATTACGGCGACGTTCAAAATTCGAGAAGCGCGCAATATCCCGATTATTATGTTGAGTGCGAAAGCGGAGGATTCCGACAAAATTCATGGGTTGTCGGTTGGTGCGGATGATTATGTGACGAAGCCTTTCCATCCGATGGAGTTAATGGCGCGTGTTAAGTCGCAGTTGCGTCGCTATGTGCAGCTCGGTACATATGATGGGCAGAAAAAAGTGGAGATTGACGGGCTTGTGTTAGATGAAGAAGCGAAAGAAATTTCACTTGAAGGCGAAACGGTTAAGCTGACGCCGATTGAATATAAAATTACCGAATTACTAATGAAAAACGCAGGACGTGTGTTTTCCATCAATGAAATTTATGAACGTGTTTGGAACGAGGCGGCGTACAATGCGGAAAACATTGTCGCAGTCCATATTCGTAAAATTCGCGAAAAAATCGAAGCAGATCCGAAGAATCCGAGGTATGTAAAGGTGGTGTGGGGCATTGGCTACAAAATCGAAAAATAA
- the fdhA gene encoding formaldehyde dehydrogenase, glutathione-independent yields MMSNRAVVYKSPGKVEVENIGFPDLVLRDGPGVNPLNVGRKCEHGVILKVVATNICGSDQHMVRGRTTAPSGLALGHEITGEVIEVGRDVEYMKVGDLVSVPFNIACGRCQNCKSQDTHICENVNPDRPGSAYGYVDMGGWVGGQSEYVMVPYADFQLLKFPDKAQAMEKILDLAMLSDIFPTGFHGAYSAGVTIGSTVYIAGAGPVGLAAAHSAQLLGASCVIVGDMIEDRLAQARSFGCETINLSVHDDIGEQIAQILGTPEVDCAVDCVGFEAHGNGPNRGEAPAAVLNSIMTVTRAGGKLGIPGLYVTGDPGAIDEDAKFGTLKIRMGLGWAKAHHFVTGQTPVMKYHNFLMKSILSGKAQIAKAVNATLISLEEAPKSYQVFDKGAAKKFVIDPHGLIKR; encoded by the coding sequence TTGATGTCAAACCGTGCTGTTGTTTACAAAAGTCCAGGTAAAGTAGAAGTTGAAAATATTGGTTTTCCAGACTTAGTGTTAAGAGATGGCCCTGGGGTCAATCCGTTAAATGTCGGACGTAAGTGTGAACACGGAGTCATTCTAAAAGTAGTCGCTACCAATATTTGCGGCAGTGATCAGCACATGGTACGTGGGAGAACGACTGCCCCGAGCGGTCTAGCATTAGGGCATGAAATTACCGGCGAAGTCATTGAAGTTGGTAGGGATGTAGAATACATGAAAGTAGGAGATCTGGTCTCCGTACCTTTTAACATCGCTTGTGGACGCTGTCAGAATTGTAAATCACAAGACACGCATATTTGTGAAAATGTCAATCCAGACCGTCCTGGATCTGCTTACGGTTATGTGGATATGGGTGGTTGGGTCGGTGGACAATCGGAGTATGTCATGGTTCCTTATGCCGATTTCCAACTATTAAAGTTTCCAGATAAAGCGCAAGCGATGGAAAAGATTCTTGATCTAGCCATGCTATCAGATATTTTCCCGACAGGATTTCACGGGGCATACAGTGCGGGAGTTACAATTGGGTCTACCGTATATATAGCAGGCGCCGGACCTGTAGGATTGGCAGCAGCCCATTCAGCACAACTACTAGGCGCCTCATGTGTCATTGTAGGCGATATGATTGAAGATCGATTGGCGCAAGCGAGAAGTTTTGGATGCGAAACGATTAACCTCAGTGTACATGATGACATCGGTGAACAAATTGCCCAGATTCTCGGGACGCCTGAAGTTGACTGTGCAGTTGACTGTGTCGGCTTCGAAGCGCATGGCAACGGACCTAATCGCGGGGAAGCGCCTGCGGCTGTTTTGAACTCGATTATGACCGTGACACGCGCTGGCGGAAAACTCGGGATTCCAGGTTTGTACGTCACAGGAGATCCCGGAGCGATTGATGAAGATGCCAAATTTGGGACATTAAAAATCCGTATGGGATTAGGATGGGCAAAAGCACATCATTTTGTAACAGGTCAAACGCCTGTCATGAAATACCATAACTTTTTAATGAAATCCATTCTAAGCGGCAAAGCGCAAATTGCCAAAGCCGTAAATGCTACGCTTATTTCACTAGAGGAAGCACCGAAGAGCTATCAAGTTTTTGATAAAGGCGCAGCTAAAAAGTTCGTTATCGACCCACATGGGCTGATAAAAAGATAA